Within Chaetodon auriga isolate fChaAug3 chromosome 7, fChaAug3.hap1, whole genome shotgun sequence, the genomic segment gtGGAGAGTGGAAACGATGGGCGTTGAGTTGAGCCAGTGGAGCTCAGCTGACGTAGGTACTCGCACATATGCTGCATGAATCACTCTCAGCATGAACTGAACACATGCTGGATATCCAGAAAGTTCAAACAAGTAACGAAACATGAGAAATGATCACCGAGAGAACACGATGAAATTAgctgaaaaggaaacaaagatcTCCTGTTTCGCTCTGGGAAAGTACACACAGCCGCAGTACTCGCTAAAACTCTGAGTACCATGTACGATACTGTGTAAGAGACAAGTTTCCAGTAATTTCTCCTAAGCATACATAAAGGTTACACACACGTCTACTCATACTTAGCTGACAtcttgcttctctctctctctctctcactcacacacacacgctacacgcacacacacatgcacaacagcTGAATGATTGCTGGAGGGTTTGACGTCATCCTGTCAAATGAACCTTTACATTAGAAGAAGGTCAGGCGGCACAGGATAAGCTTATCTCTCTAGACCAGTTTTCCATCTGGTTTACAGTGTTTTTAGTTAGATCAAAGCCAAAACGCACTAAAAGGTGACGTTCCCACCCGGCATCGTTTCATTTTCGTGCCATCTAACACGCTTGCTGCTTCATTCTGGAGATAATAAAGAATCTCTTGGAGCACGACGGTAATGCACCACGTGTGAGAACACGACCTCATCTGCCTTTCAAATGAGGGACATACACAGCAGTGTAGCTTTCAGTTTTCAGCTGATACTTTTCACACGAACATTTCACGCAGAAGTCACCCGACATgtacatgtcaaaatgtctgtcagACTATTATAATGATATGTATCTACATTATACTTTATGACGGATGAATGGTTGTTTTCTAGTTAacttttctattattttgtttCAGGACACACATAAACTACATTCACACATTAATTTGGAGAATGAACTGCAGCTCTGTAAGTCTGATATTTCTGGCTGGCTCCATCCTCACAGGTAACCTGATGGTGATAGCTTTCGTCAGTTACTTTGGGGCCAAGCTCCATCGGCCAAAGATCATTGCAGTGGGTTGTGTACTGATGTCCATCGGCACCTTCATCATCGCTCTGCCTCACTTCATCATCGGTCGGTAAGTAAAAGAGTCCGTAGGCCTGGCTGTTGTTTGACCTCAGCTATATACGCAGATACTCATGTTGGTTTAATACAACAACGCTGGAGTTTCCAACACATCGATAAGAGCAGTACAAGAGCTACAGAGCACATTTCTTAATCTGGTAATTTCGATTTGTTGTCGATGTGCAACACGTTCTCATCCCAGGTCGTCAAATACCAACACACCTTTGTCACACTCATCTCATACAGACGCACAAGGTACCCTATAGCATGTGTTTGCCTTCCTGCCAGAAACCCATTCAAACATGTGGTTAACATTGTCAAATGGTCGCTCCTGTGAAACACTTACAGTTTGGTTAGATTTCGGCTGTAATGCTACTTTGTTACACTGAAGAAAAGACTGATTGAGGAAAAGCCTTTCTCACACATGGTTAACGTTGTGCAACGGCTGCACTTTGgtcaggtttaggcaccaaaagtACTTAGTTAGGTTTAGGACAAAACCTTTGGCTCTTGGTTTCACGTGGTACATGAACGCAGGTCGCccaggtgaaagtcctgtgcGTGACCCACAGCTCTACGCCAACCTACACCCTTCATGGGACTTTGTCGCTCTGTATATTACACCAACTTGTTCTGAGCGTCTAATGTTGCTGTAGGTGGATTTACATTGGAGTCAGTTGAAAACCCAGTGcgtctcacacagacacactgcatgaGAAGGCGAGGGGCGTGACAAAATGTTGGTGTTGGCGGTCTGGGAATGAGACCGGGTCTCATGTGATATATTTTTGATGAAGCAGCCTTGttaacattaaattaaaaacatgctCGGATTCATTTAACAATTAGATAAGGTCTCACtgacacaacaacaactggTACATACATTATAATGCACAGCAGTGAATGTTTTAAGGGCACACCACTGGATTTACATCAATACAACAGGAAAAGGTCATGTCAATGTATCATGCTAGCTTCTATTTTACTTCAGGTTACTATTCCAGTGCGTTTTGAGTATAGATGCCTCAGCAtggcttcacttttcactttttccaaCTTCCATACTGACATACTGCACTTATGAAATCTACCTGCAGTCAGATTCACAGATTATAACCTATAACAGTAAAATCCTTATTCCATTTGTGTTTTGTACACAGCTATGAATTTGAAACATCGGTGCGGTGGATGGTGAACTCAACACTGAACCCCTCTCCTTGTACGGGGGGCTCCCCAGCAGACCTGACCCAAGGTGGTAAACTGCCTGAAGTGCCAGCCACAGGTGAGgatttacacacacgcacacacacacacgcacgcacgtaaACTATTGTAGACAAGTAAAGACGTGCCAGCTAATCTTTTCCTCCAGGTTGTGAAGGTGAATCCAACCTGTCCATGTGGATCTATGTACTTCTGGGAAATGTCTTGCGGGGGATCGGAGAGACGCCTGTGCAGCCACTTGGGATCTCTTACATAGATGATTTTGCTACTGAGGAGAATGCTGCGCTATATGTTGGTAAGAGTAATATAACCCAGTGGTGGACATACACTAAACACCTTATCCCTGATGGTATTCCATGCACATGATCTCTAAAATGTAATCTATAAAATGTGCAACTAAACTCCAGAGCCAGCGCATAAAATCTATGTTGATGTTGATTTCAGGGAAACAGTAATTAAAGTCTGGCTGCAGCCTAGCGCCACATGGTGAAGTAAACACAGTCTTGTTTATAGCACATGACAGTATGTCACAATAATGCCATGCTTGCTGAAAGCCCTACCATGTGCAACAGTGATGTTTTACTAAAAACGAGCAAGGCAGGAAAGCCCTTTAGTGTCCTATGATAGCAGTATTACTGAAAAAGAACATGCTGACTTAGCAGGTCATTTCCAAATAACGAGGGTTTTAAAACAGGTTGGAAAAAATGCGGTGAAATGTCTGTGCAGTACTCGGTATTATCAACAGCATCTCATCTGTTAATACAGATAGCCAGAGTCCTTActagtctgtgtgttttgtgtttgtcgtATCCCAGGCTGTGTGCAGACCATCTCAGTGGTTGGCCCCGTGTTCGGCTACCTACTGGGCTCCCTTTGTGCCAAAATCTATGTGGACATTGGATTTGTAAAAATGGGTGAGTTTAAACAGAACATACATTTCTAAGTATTTCAGGTTGGACAATTATGTGAATTTACAGACTGTCTAGACTAATTTGATGTCATTAACCGCTCCTCCCAGACTGAAGAGCTCATGTGAATGGAATTTAGAAAACATTTCCTGGCTCTCACATCATCCACCTTTAGGAGCTTAACACTTTAACAGGCTAATTTTAGTGGCCAGAATAGGTTAGTAAGATATCTCTTTATATATCCAGCCAGTTTCCCCACACTTATTCCCAGATTCAATTTTGTAATACGTTCAAAATGTCATAGTCATTTAGTCATATCAGGCTAGACTGAAGTCACTGGAAATGTTATTAGTAAAACCTGTATTTTTCCTGCCAATGCAGATCTAAATGTCTGCTCTGAGAAAGTCCTTTTCATTCATAAAACTGAGGCATGACATTATCAGATGTGACCGCAGATAGACCTCAAGCAGTGTACTTACAGCTGGACAGGTGTACAAGATTAGCATCACTTAGCTAATGAACGAGGCACGGCGAGGGAAAAGAAGGACAAAGCCCCGTGATAGACGACAATCAAATAGAGTGCAGAactaaagcaaaaaaaaaaaagcagaagacagaactgaagagaggaaagaaacagacacGGCATGCTGTCCATTTCAGACATTATTGCAATGAAACGGCGGACCACAGGTTGTTAGGGTTGTTCTGATCACCTCTGGCGCTCCTTAATAGCAAATCTGCCTCCGTCTTTGCATCCATTTAGTTTATTTGCCAGCGAAGCAAAGGGAGTTCAGTGGGTTTTAGAAAACCTGTAGAACTAAGTCAAAAACATCATAAAATTGCCCCCTGCATGGTTCATATGTGGTCTGTATTGATTTACATCTCATCGTCTGCCCCCCCCAACACAGAAACTATCACCATCACCCCAGCAGATGCTCGCTGGGTGGGCGCCTGGTGGCTGGGCTACCTCATAGCTGGGGTCATCACCCTGCTGTCTGCCATCCCATTCTGGTTTCTGCCCCGCTCCCTGCCCATGTCTGGGCCCCGGGGCCCAGAAAAGTGCACACCAGAGCAGACAAGTTTCATTAAAGACTCGCCTCTACTTAAGCACAAGTATCCTGCGGATGACAACACCAGTTTCATAGAGATGGCCAAAGGTAAGGATGGACGGGGAGGTTAGCAGTCAGATAACACGCTATTTTTATACTCTATGGTCTCTGGAGGGCTGTCTGAACTACTGAATATTTATTCTCTTATGTGAGTCAGATAGTTTTCAGGTTCCATCAGTGGTCCCTGTAGTTGTCGGCATTCATCATGAATGATTGAACGATTTAAAGTCACTACATTCTGTAGCTGGGATGTGTTTTAATTGACACTAAGGGGGGggcacagtttgacattttgaaattcTCTACGCAGAGAGTTTAATTTTGTTGTACTGTCACAAGGATATACTCCTTCGCTTCCTATGAGACCATGTAGACAGAAATGCAAACTTCATTTCAAAGCAGTAAATAGAGATTGTTACAGTCCGCAGTCACCATTGCATAGCTACATCTCGTAAAAATattgtgtttcagctctgatttgTGTTCCTCTGCAGACTTTATTCCAACCCTGCGAACTCTGCTGGGACACCCCGTGTATTTGATCTACCTGTGTGTGACAATCATCCAGCTGAACTCCCTCATTGGCATGGTCACCTACAAGCCCAAGTACATCGAGCAGCACTTCAGGCAGTCTGCCTCAAAGGCCAACTTTCTGATGGGTACATGTGCTTTGAATATTGCTCTGTCACGTAAATCGTCTGTGTATTACAAGCAGGAAAGTCAGCGCACAGCAGACCCAGGGAAGGCTTTTCTGCTTGGTTCACATTAAATGGGAGAAAGAGCTCTTGGATGTGCCTGCTTAATTCTTGTGTTTATAACATGCACTGCAGAGATGACACATTTAACATGTTTATCATTCCAAGCCTTTCCCCCCTGTTAATTTGTGGTGTTTTGCATTTGCTGAacgaagcagaaaaaaagcccTTTAAGGGGGGATATTGTGAAAGAAAGGAGAACTGGGTTGGTTATGTTCTAATTTAGCCTACTAACCGCCACAGCTGCAGAGACGGAAGCTTtgtgaatatgaaatgaaatatctAACGAAGTTGGTAACATAAGATGAAAGCATTGACGTACATGTGGTCTCATCAAGGGAGATGCCTGCACGGACCAGACTGGCTGCATATGAAAGAGAATGCATTATTAGTGACCAGAGCTAACGACATGGGTATAGATAAAAGGCCATGTCTTCACATTGATGTTCAATGAAGGTATGAGAGAACAgactaaaataataaaaagcagGGCTCTTCTCTGATCAAGGGGATTTGGAATTtgtgtcttatttttttctctgaaagcGTCTCAGTAGCTTACTTGCATGTGATATTAGCAAAGCTTTGATACAATATTAAATCGTattgtctgtctttgttcaaaTCCAGACTTAGCCTTTAAGGCACCCGTTTGTGGGATTAAGTGGCATCTGGCAGTGAGGTTGCAGGTTTCAACCAAATGAATAGCCCTCATCTCACCTCTCCCTTTCtaagcatgtaggagaaccaACAGTGGCCGCGAAATGTGCGACATCAGACCTTTAGGAAACATTTGGTTCCTTGGATAACGTTCTTATTTTTGTCCTTCAGAAAAACACGTTGAGAACGTCTTGTTTTGATCTCCCATAATGTTCATGGGGATGTTAACAGGACTTTCCTGGccttgtgtacacacacacacacacacacacacacacacacattcatacacacacacatatatatgtacactaatgaaaacatacttatgaatatcAGAACCCATGTCTGCCCtattctgccaacagatcccccttaatcttacacactggatcTTTAGAGCATCATCTCCTTTCAGGTAACACTGATCGTGTGATTTGCCATTTCTCTTAATCTTAGGTGTGATCAATATCCCAGCTGTGGCACTGGGTATGTTTTCTGGAGGTTTACTAATGAAGAGGTTGAAGCTGAACATCATGGGAGCAGCCAAGTTTGCCTTTGGCACCTCTCTGATTGGTTACATCCTGTCACTGTTCTTCTTCGCAATGAGCTGCGAGAACGCCAAGGTAGCTGGGGTGACACTCTCCTACGACAGGTGAGTCAGCGTTAGTTTACATAAATCTGTCCGATTATTAATGTTTCAAGGTGTGACGAAAGTTAAACTGAGAGTGAGAGCGTGGAGTTGTATCTTAGCAGAACTGGCATCGAATGGCCGTAGGTTTCCATGGGGGCCACACATGAAGGAACAGCATGAGAAGCGCTGACAGAACAAGCAGGAACATGCAGGTTGCTGTTTCACACCGTGGCAACCCGTGGGTGATCGCAAGCTTAAACCCAGCCAGAAATAACATAACAGACCAACAAAACAGTCAGCTCCTGTGTGTGCCCGATGCACCGCCGAGCCTGACAACTGAGCTTCCACGGCAGACACAAGTGAAGTGACGCTGCtgacaaaacagatgaaaagcagCCAGATGGGTGCAATGTGCTAATTAAGCAACAGTGAATGTTGCTaaagctgacacacacaatcaaaacCCAGCAGTCCTTGTAGTAAATAGAATTTCCTAACGTTCATTAACTGTGCATTTACTTTCACAAACCACGTTTAAAGAAAATGCTAAATAATAACATGCAATAGTAAGTTTTCCTACAGAATTTCTTTACGTTTTTTAATATGGGCATAtccatgtgtgtgcgtatacaTGGATTTAGGAGAGGAAGacaacattattattaaaagataccaaatacattaaaatgtgcATCAGTCTCTCTGTGAGTAACATTGCTTCTGCCTTTATTTTACTAATGCATTACAAGTACGCTAAGCATTTTCAGGTATAATTATATCAAGAGTACTACAACAAATTCTGTAATGACATAATAAATAATTCCCCCTCGTTTGTGCTTCCTCTTGCTTTCAGCGTGGAGACGATATCTTATGATAAACCCTCGGCGTTCACAACCTGCAACTCGGTCTGCGTTTGTTCAGCGAGTGACTGGGACCCTGTCTGTGGAGAGAACGGCATCACGTATGTGTCTCCCTGTCTTGCTGGCTGCACCAGCTCTGCCGGCACGGGAAAAAACACAGTAAGCTGTCAAAGACGTGTCACTCTGTTGTGTAGATGTGCGCATTTATTTGTTTCAATATCAATATACATTTCAGTATCAATATTTTGTATCAAAGCATCTAGTCTTTACGGCTatgtgctgcagtttgctgtttATATGGGAATCTCTGTGTGTTGCAGAcatgtgtgtggtgtttgtgcGCGTACAGTACACCCTTTTCATTGCTGTGTTTATGTCCTGCTATACATGGTCACATGTGTGCGGCTATACATGTCTCTCCAGGTCTTCTCTAACTGTAGCTGTGTCGGTGTGGCTGGTAACTTTACGGCCAGTACAGGTCAGTGCCCTCACACGGACGACTGCGACAGGATGTTCCCATACTTCCTGGCTCTCTCTGTCATCACTTCCTTTATCATCTCCCTTGGGGGGACACCGGGCTACATGCTTCTCATCAGGTCAGATGTGAATTGAAAACGGGTCATATCAGCTTTAATGTCATCATATGCAGCATTTTGAGTtgcatgtgttgttttatttccagATTCTGGACATATgaaataattttacatttataCTGGTGCAAATTTAATTTTGGCCTAGATGATTTGCACCCTGTGGAGCTGTTAGCTGGTGCTGATTTCAGAAGCTTCTTTTTAGCCCACCAATGCAGCTTGATGATGATCCATTGACAGGTTTCATGTAATTTGCGactttgaaaggaaaaatctTACATTTGAGCTGCTTATTTCCAAGAATCGTGGAAAGTGTGGAGGTTTTTAATGCACTTCCATACCTGACTTACTGTTACTGGAAACCGCTATGTGTTGTATGTCTgcatgttattgtttttttgaagGATAAACGCCTCTATGTGATGGCACTGGGTAGAAGGACATGGCCAGTTGAGAATCACTTAAACCCTTGAAGGCCAATTTCTGATCTAATGCTCACATCTAATGGTCAGGGAGACTCTTGAGTTACTAACTGTTATAAATTCTTGTCGATTTGCTGATCTTGTAGCAAGAGCACCTTTGATTCCAACAACTGTCAAACACGATATGGTCCTGACAGCTGTGATAGAAGGCATCATTCAGTGTAGTTAGCAGCAGGTATTTTAGAGATCCCCTATATAAACCTAATGACTGTCAAAGGTCTAAATCATGAAGTTGTGcaaggctgcagcagagtgTTTCTCAAATCTGAATTAATGTTGTGTTatgaatgacaataaatgaTGGTCGGGGTAGAAACGGGGATGTCATCCATCATTAACTTCCTATAATGACTGGCCCTTCAGATACAGAGGAAATGGGTCGTGACAATCGgtgctccatctctctcactctttctcaaGAGGATCATGAG encodes:
- the LOC143323097 gene encoding solute carrier organic anion transporter family member 1C1-like → MAAEQGRTQWNGRSDAAAREPRSSPCTSLKMFLVALSFAYFAKALSGSYMKSTITQLERRFDIPSYLIGVIDGSFEIGNLMVIAFVSYFGAKLHRPKIIAVGCVLMSIGTFIIALPHFIIGRYEFETSVRWMVNSTLNPSPCTGGSPADLTQGGKLPEVPATGCEGESNLSMWIYVLLGNVLRGIGETPVQPLGISYIDDFATEENAALYVGCVQTISVVGPVFGYLLGSLCAKIYVDIGFVKMETITITPADARWVGAWWLGYLIAGVITLLSAIPFWFLPRSLPMSGPRGPEKCTPEQTSFIKDSPLLKHKYPADDNTSFIEMAKDFIPTLRTLLGHPVYLIYLCVTIIQLNSLIGMVTYKPKYIEQHFRQSASKANFLMGVINIPAVALGMFSGGLLMKRLKLNIMGAAKFAFGTSLIGYILSLFFFAMSCENAKVAGVTLSYDSVETISYDKPSAFTTCNSVCVCSASDWDPVCGENGITYVSPCLAGCTSSAGTGKNTVFSNCSCVGVAGNFTASTGQCPHTDDCDRMFPYFLALSVITSFIISLGGTPGYMLLIRCIKPQLKSLALGFHALATRTLAGIPAPIYFGAIIDTTCLKWGQKRCGGIGACRIYNTTAYRIAYLGLTLSLRTISFIICIPGFILLSRQLKKEERNGIHGALANGGTELEALRKEELVISNSDQSQQTSDNSTDRETRL